Proteins encoded by one window of Lathyrus oleraceus cultivar Zhongwan6 chromosome 1, CAAS_Psat_ZW6_1.0, whole genome shotgun sequence:
- the LOC127091237 gene encoding preprotein translocase subunit SECY, chloroplastic — MLITVRDPSPTLRCSSLNRRLIPTKHNLSPRLLRSSFRQHNLSLRLRSSSSSNLYTSCDLANFDPLGINPDLSSSSTWRNLLTIFQTSSQKDKPRGVAAAIEDSSIDFGDFFNGPLPGKFLKLLGFLALSRLGVYIPLGGVNRDAFLGNLDQNSLLTTLDSFSGGGIGRLGICSLGIVPFINAQIVFQLLAQVYPKLQDLQKKEGEAGRKKLLQYTRYASVGFAIVQAIGQVLFLRPYANDFTTEWALTSVILLTLGSVFTTYIGEQITELKLGNGTSLLIFTNIISYLPASFGRTFSQAFSDANYVGLVTIIVSFFLLVLGIVYVQEAERKIPINYASRFTSKSGGIEKSAYLPFKVNSSGVMPIIFSTSSLALPGTLARFTGLSSLKTAAVALNPGGSFYLPFNILLIAFFNYYYTFLQLDPDDVSEQLKRQGASIPLVRPGKSTATFIKTVLSRISVLGSTFLAILAAGPAVVEQTAHLTAFRGFAGTSILILVGCATDTARKVRAEIISQKYKNIELYDFDKY; from the exons ATGTTGATAACCGTAAGAGACCCTTCCCCTACTCTCCGCTGTTCTTCGCTTAACCGCCGTCTCATTCCAACAAAACACAACCTCTCTCCCCGTCTTCTCCGTTCATCTTTCCGTCAACACAACCTCTCTCTCCGTCTCCGTTCATCCTCCTCCTCCAATCTCTATACCAG TTGTGACCTAGCGAATTTCGATCCTCTAGGCATTAATCCAGATTTATCTTCATCTTCTACTTGGAGAAATCTCCTCActatctttcaaacctcttcGCAAAAAGATAAACCTCGAGGCGTAGCAG CTGCAATTGAGGATAGTTCAATTGATTTTGGTGACTTCTTTAATGGTCCACTGCCTGGGAAGTTTCTCAAGCTTTTAGGGTTTCTTGCTTTGTCGAGGCTCGGTGTGTATATACCTCTGGGTGGAGTTAATAGGGACGCTTTTCTAGGAAATTTGGATCAGAACTCTTTGTTAACTACTTTGGATTCCTTTTCTGGTGGAGGTATTGGTAGACTTGGAATATGCTCTCTTGGCATTGTTCCGTTCATCAATGCGCAGATTGTTTTTCAGCTTCTTGCTCAAGTGTATCCCAAATTGCAAGATCTTCAGAAGAAAGAAGGTGAGGCGGGAAGAAAGAAGCTTCTTCAGTATACTCGATATGCTTCGGTTGGATTTGCTATTGTACAGGCTATCGGGCAAGTTCTTTTCCTACGGCCCTATGCAAATGATTTTACTACAGAGTGGGCGCTTACTTCTGTTATCTTACTAACACTTGGCTCTGTCTTTACTACATACATTGGGGAACAAATTACCGAACTCAAACTTGGGAATGGTACCTCTCTTTTGATATTCACAAACATTATCTCATACTTGCCGGCGTCTTTTGGTCGCACATTTTCACAGGCGTTTAGTGATGCTAACTATGTTGGACTTGTTACCATCATTGTCTCATTCTTTCTGTTGGTACTTGGTATTGTCTATGTTCAG GAAGCAGAGAGAAAAATTCCTATTAATTATGCTTCTAGATTCACCAGCAAAAGTGGAGGGATTGAAAAATCGGCTTACCTTCCGTTTAAG GTAAATAGTTCTGGGGTAATGCCTATCATTTTTTCTACATCATCATTAGCTCTTCCTGGTACTTTAGCACGCTTCACTGGTTTAAGCTCACTGAAAACTGCTGCAGTGGCTTTGAATCCAGGAG GCTCCTTCTATCTTCCATTTAACATACTTTTGATTGCCTTCTTCAACTACTATTATACTTTCCTACAACTGGATCCCGATGATGTGAGTGAACAATTGAAACGTCAAGGTGCTTCAATTCCACTTGTCAGACCAGGCAAAAGTACAGCTACATTTATTAAAACA GTTCTTAGTCGAATATCAGTTCTGGGTTCAACATTTTTGGCAATCTTGGCTGCTGGACCTGCAGTTGTTGAGCAGACCGCACACTTGACTGCATTCCGGGGGTTTGCTGGAACATCTATTCTTATTCTTGTTGGTTGTGCGACAGACACGGCCAGAAAAGTTCGAGCTGAGATTATATCCCAGAAGTACAAAAACATAGAGTTATATGATTTTGATAAGTATTGA